The proteins below come from a single Rosa rugosa chromosome 2, drRosRugo1.1, whole genome shotgun sequence genomic window:
- the LOC133733616 gene encoding CDPK-related kinase 7-like isoform X2 — MKISTVVAFPATSSLSPPPSLCFCSSSRSYHSIPYSSFPFVFLSLSLSLSPSNQKGVLKRVEPSSSPPTLRSLFDLVYEMTTAIAIEDVRREVKILKALSRHKNLVRFYDAFEDANNVYIVMELCKGGELLDKILSRGGRYTEEDAKVIVVQILSVIAYCHLQDVVHCDLKPENFRFATREEDASVRVIDFGLSDFIRPGRTFLQCYMGSK, encoded by the exons ATGAAGATTTCTACAGTGGTAGCCTTCCCGGCGACGTCATCACTCTCGCCTCCTCCATCGTTATGCTTCTGCTCTTCTTCGAGGTCGTACCACAGCATCCCTTATTcctcttttccttttgttttcctctctctctctctctctctctccccctctaaTCAAAAAGGGGTTCTGAAACGCGTCGAGCCTTCCTCATCGCCTCCGACTCTCCGATCCCTCTTCGACTTGGTTTATGAG ATGACAACAGCAATAGCTATTGAAGATGTCCGTAGAGAGGTAAAAATACTGAAAGCATTATCTAGACATAAGAATCTGGTCAGATTTTATGATGCATTTGAGGATGCCAATAATGTCTACATAGTCATGGA GTTGTGTAAAGGTGGAGAACTACTGGATAAAATTTTGTCCAG GGGTGGAAGATACACAGAAGAAGATGCTAAAGTTATTGTTGTGCAAATTTTAAGTGTTATTGCCTATTGTCATCTTCAAGATGTTGTGCATTGTGATCTAAAGCCAGAG AATTTTCGTTTTGCCACAAGAGAAGAGGATGCTTCAGTGAGGGTTATTGATTTTGGTCTCTCCGATTTTATAAGGCCTG GGAGAACATTCCTACAGTGTTACATGGGCTCTAAGTAA
- the LOC133733616 gene encoding CDPK-related kinase 7-like isoform X1 yields MKISTVVAFPATSSLSPPPSLCFCSSSRSYHSIPYSSFPFVFLSLSLSLSPSNQKGVLKRVEPSSSPPTLRSLFDLVYEMTTAIAIEDVRREVKILKALSRHKNLVRFYDAFEDANNVYIVMELCKGGELLDKILSRGGRYTEEDAKVIVVQILSVIAYCHLQDVVHCDLKPENFRFATREEDASVRVIDFGLSDFIRPGQAVLLQSYINQVCARRWVVLCSLPLLEANEEKATESTNNLPRL; encoded by the exons ATGAAGATTTCTACAGTGGTAGCCTTCCCGGCGACGTCATCACTCTCGCCTCCTCCATCGTTATGCTTCTGCTCTTCTTCGAGGTCGTACCACAGCATCCCTTATTcctcttttccttttgttttcctctctctctctctctctctctccccctctaaTCAAAAAGGGGTTCTGAAACGCGTCGAGCCTTCCTCATCGCCTCCGACTCTCCGATCCCTCTTCGACTTGGTTTATGAG ATGACAACAGCAATAGCTATTGAAGATGTCCGTAGAGAGGTAAAAATACTGAAAGCATTATCTAGACATAAGAATCTGGTCAGATTTTATGATGCATTTGAGGATGCCAATAATGTCTACATAGTCATGGA GTTGTGTAAAGGTGGAGAACTACTGGATAAAATTTTGTCCAG GGGTGGAAGATACACAGAAGAAGATGCTAAAGTTATTGTTGTGCAAATTTTAAGTGTTATTGCCTATTGTCATCTTCAAGATGTTGTGCATTGTGATCTAAAGCCAGAG AATTTTCGTTTTGCCACAAGAGAAGAGGATGCTTCAGTGAGGGTTATTGATTTTGGTCTCTCCGATTTTATAAGGCCTG GACAAGCTGTTCTATTGCAAAGCTACATTAACCAGGTTTGTGCCAGAAGATGGGTGGTTCTATGCAGCCTGCCCCTGCTCGAAGCAAATGAGGAAAAAGCCACTGAGTCAACTAATAATCTGCCCAGATTATGA
- the LOC133733616 gene encoding CDPK-related kinase 7-like isoform X3 gives MKISTVVAFPATSSLSPPPSLCFCSSSRSYHSIPYSSFPFVFLSLSLSLSPSNQKGVLKRVEPSSSPPTLRSLFDLVYEMTTAIAIEDVRREVKILKALSRHKNLVRFYDAFEDANNVYIVMELCKGGELLDKILSRGGRYTEEDAKVIVVQILSVIAYCHLQDVVHCDLKPENFRFATREEDASVRVIDFGLSDFIRPDLQVRIIL, from the exons ATGAAGATTTCTACAGTGGTAGCCTTCCCGGCGACGTCATCACTCTCGCCTCCTCCATCGTTATGCTTCTGCTCTTCTTCGAGGTCGTACCACAGCATCCCTTATTcctcttttccttttgttttcctctctctctctctctctctctccccctctaaTCAAAAAGGGGTTCTGAAACGCGTCGAGCCTTCCTCATCGCCTCCGACTCTCCGATCCCTCTTCGACTTGGTTTATGAG ATGACAACAGCAATAGCTATTGAAGATGTCCGTAGAGAGGTAAAAATACTGAAAGCATTATCTAGACATAAGAATCTGGTCAGATTTTATGATGCATTTGAGGATGCCAATAATGTCTACATAGTCATGGA GTTGTGTAAAGGTGGAGAACTACTGGATAAAATTTTGTCCAG GGGTGGAAGATACACAGAAGAAGATGCTAAAGTTATTGTTGTGCAAATTTTAAGTGTTATTGCCTATTGTCATCTTCAAGATGTTGTGCATTGTGATCTAAAGCCAGAG AATTTTCGTTTTGCCACAAGAGAAGAGGATGCTTCAGTGAGGGTTATTGATTTTGGTCTCTCCGATTTTATAAGGCCTG atttgCAGGTCCGTATCATACTGTGA